A single window of Candidatus Neomarinimicrobiota bacterium DNA harbors:
- a CDS encoding D-aminoacylase, with the protein MGDTRMKNNFLILAIIGLLGCSTDKPPEKQYDLILTGGTVVDGLGNPSYRADVAVKGVTIVSISREGLNREDALDVLDITGRVVSPGFIDNHAHIQTTIHEHPLAENFTRQGITTILATLHSGDQPWPLDEYAASLRVAPNVGFYAGHTWTRKQVLGLENRAPSEDELDKMRWYVEESMKQGAIGFTTGLLYVPANFAKPEEVIELAKVASRYGGIYVSHMRNEATDLLKSVRETIRVAAEARIPAQINHHKASGISQWGWSEKSLAIIDSANAEGIDIVHDLYPYTASSTGSSILFPQWSLAGGREGFAARIADPEQRRKIESEMVDIFTKDRTGGDLRRIQFRVLPIDQSYNGKRLADYATDRGLPNILETGIQLAIDLQLKGGFSAIYHAMDEGDVIRIMQHPLAMIETDGDPVSYGVGYPHPRSYGAFPRVLARYVRELGVLSLEEAVKKMTSMTADRIGHKNRGRIEEGAFADLVVFDPETIQDQATYADPHRYPTGIDHVIVNGKLAIRAGALTGERSGMWLRGPARR; encoded by the coding sequence ATGGGTGACACAAGAATGAAGAACAATTTTCTCATTCTGGCAATCATCGGACTGCTTGGGTGCAGCACAGACAAGCCTCCCGAAAAACAGTATGATCTGATACTCACGGGAGGCACCGTGGTGGACGGGCTGGGTAATCCATCCTACCGAGCGGATGTAGCTGTAAAAGGGGTTACAATCGTTTCAATTTCCAGAGAAGGATTGAATCGAGAGGATGCTCTAGATGTTCTGGATATCACCGGACGTGTGGTAAGCCCTGGATTCATCGACAATCATGCGCACATCCAGACAACCATTCACGAACATCCGCTGGCAGAGAATTTCACTAGGCAAGGCATCACAACGATTCTGGCCACACTACATAGTGGTGATCAGCCGTGGCCACTGGATGAATATGCAGCATCTCTGCGAGTGGCACCGAATGTGGGATTCTATGCCGGACACACCTGGACGAGAAAACAGGTGCTGGGTCTGGAGAATAGAGCCCCATCGGAAGATGAGCTGGATAAAATGCGGTGGTATGTTGAGGAGTCCATGAAACAGGGCGCCATAGGTTTTACAACAGGTCTATTGTATGTACCAGCCAATTTTGCAAAACCTGAAGAAGTAATAGAACTGGCTAAAGTGGCATCTCGCTATGGTGGTATTTACGTCTCTCACATGCGGAATGAGGCAACAGATCTATTAAAGTCTGTTAGAGAGACTATTCGCGTTGCAGCAGAAGCGAGGATTCCTGCACAGATCAACCACCACAAGGCATCCGGTATTTCCCAGTGGGGTTGGTCCGAAAAGAGCCTTGCCATCATTGATTCAGCCAATGCTGAAGGGATCGACATTGTTCACGATCTGTATCCGTATACGGCTTCCAGTACCGGGTCTTCCATCCTTTTTCCACAGTGGTCTCTGGCTGGTGGCAGAGAAGGATTTGCTGCTCGCATTGCTGACCCAGAACAGCGCCGAAAGATTGAAAGCGAGATGGTTGATATATTCACTAAGGATCGCACTGGAGGTGATCTTCGCAGGATACAGTTCAGGGTTCTGCCCATTGATCAGTCATACAATGGTAAACGGTTAGCTGATTATGCAACTGATCGGGGTCTTCCCAACATTTTGGAAACAGGGATTCAGCTGGCCATTGATTTGCAACTGAAGGGCGGGTTTTCGGCCATTTATCATGCAATGGATGAAGGAGATGTCATCAGAATTATGCAGCATCCTTTAGCCATGATCGAAACGGACGGTGATCCAGTCAGTTATGGTGTTGGGTATCCCCATCCTCGTAGCTACGGCGCTTTTCCTAGAGTTCTAGCCAGATATGTGAGGGAATTGGGTGTCTTGTCCCTTGAAGAAGCTGTCAAGAAGATGACGTCCATGACAGCGGACCGGATCGGTCATAAGAATCGCGGCCGAATTGAAGAAGGAGCTTTCGCTGATCTTGTGGTATTTGATCCAGAAACGATTCAGGATCAAGCCACCTATGCTGATCCTCACCGTTATCCCACGGGTATTGATCACGTGATAGTAAACGGTAAGTTGGCTATTCGGGCTGGGGCGCTTACTGGAGAACGTTCGGGAATGTGGCTTAGAGGCCCGGCGAGACGCTAG
- a CDS encoding M20/M25/M40 family metallo-hydrolase → MKSILKWFGVSLIMLVAVMLIRTFTFGEDDVDVKPIPLLNIDESAAAERFAGGLRIPTVAYTNRSRMDFQAFKAFHDYLETNYPKVHRYLKREVIGDLSLLYTWKGTDPSLNPVVLMAHMDVVPVTEESVNDWTHGPFSGNVADGYIWGRGAMDDKASLFAIMEAAEWLLGEGFSPVRTIYISFGHDEEIGGTQGAAIIAEHMELMKIVPEFVLDEGGGILSGDMLSINSMVAFVAMGEKGYLSLRLTARGKGGHSSMPERESTIGILAMAIQKLQLNPLPASMTPSTKQMIMAFEPAMKFSLRFLVANLWLMEKPFVRYASGKPTLSAMMRTTTAPTIIQGGVKDNVIPPTATAVVNFRLRPGDSIDWVLEMATRIVNDERVDIEIEEGFASEASKVSVTSAPQFDLLARTIREVFPKIVVVPGLSPGGTDSKHFQELTPNIYRFIPFDRFQGRIEGVHGTNEKLSVRSLKDGVTFYVQLIRNGGK, encoded by the coding sequence ATGAAAAGCATTTTGAAGTGGTTTGGAGTTTCTCTCATCATGCTTGTTGCCGTTATGTTGATCCGGACGTTCACGTTTGGTGAAGATGACGTCGATGTTAAACCGATCCCGCTTCTGAATATTGATGAATCAGCCGCTGCTGAACGATTTGCCGGCGGCCTGAGAATTCCTACTGTCGCCTATACAAACCGGTCGAGAATGGACTTTCAGGCGTTCAAAGCTTTTCATGATTATCTTGAAACAAACTACCCGAAGGTTCATCGCTATTTGAAGCGGGAGGTCATAGGTGACTTATCCCTTCTTTACACATGGAAGGGGACAGACCCGTCGCTCAATCCTGTTGTACTCATGGCACACATGGATGTGGTGCCTGTGACAGAGGAGTCTGTAAATGATTGGACCCACGGTCCCTTCAGCGGGAATGTGGCAGACGGCTATATCTGGGGCCGTGGCGCTATGGATGACAAGGCGAGCCTTTTCGCAATCATGGAAGCGGCAGAGTGGCTCTTGGGTGAAGGTTTCTCACCGGTGAGAACAATTTATATCTCATTTGGTCATGATGAAGAAATCGGGGGTACGCAAGGCGCTGCTATAATAGCTGAACATATGGAGCTGATGAAAATTGTACCGGAATTTGTATTGGACGAGGGTGGTGGTATACTTTCAGGGGATATGCTTTCCATTAATTCTATGGTCGCATTTGTTGCTATGGGTGAAAAAGGTTATTTGTCTTTGAGGTTAACCGCCCGCGGCAAAGGTGGACATTCCTCCATGCCGGAAAGGGAGTCCACTATCGGTATACTGGCCATGGCGATCCAGAAACTTCAATTGAACCCGTTGCCTGCTTCCATGACTCCTTCTACTAAACAGATGATAATGGCCTTTGAGCCCGCTATGAAATTCAGCTTGAGATTCCTCGTTGCTAATCTGTGGCTTATGGAAAAACCGTTCGTAAGATATGCTTCAGGAAAACCAACTCTCTCTGCTATGATGCGGACTACAACGGCACCTACAATAATTCAGGGTGGTGTCAAAGACAACGTAATCCCTCCCACAGCTACAGCGGTGGTTAATTTCAGACTCAGGCCGGGCGACAGTATAGATTGGGTGTTAGAGATGGCAACAAGGATTGTGAATGATGAGCGAGTTGATATTGAAATTGAAGAAGGTTTCGCTAGTGAGGCATCCAAAGTTTCAGTTACCAGTGCGCCTCAATTCGATCTTTTGGCAAGAACTATCCGTGAAGTTTTCCCAAAGATTGTTGTTGTCCCTGGTCTCAGTCCGGGAGGTACTGATTCGAAGCATTTCCAGGAACTAACGCCTAATATATATCGGTTTATTCCATTTGATAGATTTCAAGGCAGGATAGAGGGTGTCCATGGTACCAATGAAAAACTGAGCGTCAGAAGCCTCAAAGACGGGGTCACATTTTATGTCCAGCTTATAAGAAACGGAGGCAAATAA